One window of Nymphaea colorata isolate Beijing-Zhang1983 chromosome 1, ASM883128v2, whole genome shotgun sequence genomic DNA carries:
- the LOC116256028 gene encoding auxin-responsive protein IAA17-like — MVHAETERRARVSPRNDDDAAAETELTLGLPGGKAAAKRGFSETVDLKQRSRGSADAGKKVVDAGKPAAPKAQVVGWPPVRSYRMNALKSCTYVKVAVDGAPYLRKVDLEMYDSYQQLLESLEKMFTCFTICNYLGESKLMDRMNGSEYVPTYEDKDGDWMLVGDVPWKMFVESCKRMRLMKGSEATGLAPSTPEKCTSSN, encoded by the exons ATGGTGCACGCGGAAACGGAAAGGAGGGCGAGGGTGTCGCCGAGGAACGACGACGACGCCGCCGCGGAGACGGAGCTTACCCTCGGCCTTCCTGGTGGAAAGGCGGCTGCGAAGCGCGGTTTCTCTGAGACCGTTGATCTCAAGCAGCGGTCCCGAGGCAGCGCCGACGCCGGGAAGAAGGTTGTCGACGCCGGGAAGCCCGCGGCGCCCAA GGCTCAGGTGGTAGGATGGCCTCCTGTGAGATCATACAGGATGAATGCATTGAAGAGCTGCACGTATGTGAAGGTCGCCGTAGACGGTGCACCGTATCTACGGAAAGTAGACTTGGAGATGTATGATAGCTACCAGCAGTTGCTGGAATCCTTGGAGAAGATGTTCACCTGCTTCACCATAT GCAACTATTTAGGTGAGAGCAAGCTGATGGATCGCATGAATGGCAGTGAATATGTGCCTACCTACGAAGACAAAGATGGTGATTGGATGCTTGTCGGTGATGTTCCTTGGAA GATGTTTGTGGAATCGTGCAAGCGTATGCGTCTTATGAAGGGCTCGGAAGCCACTGGACTTG CTCCAAGTACCCCGGAGAAATGCACCAGCTCGAACTGA